In Thermodesulfobacteriota bacterium, a single window of DNA contains:
- a CDS encoding nucleotidyltransferase produces MLEEQVDFMIVGAYALGTHGYPRATGDIDIWVKPNKINSKKLYKALARFGVPLGQIQIDEFSTEGIIFQIGVIPRRIDIITKIDGVTYEEADEDKIIVEIEGLKIPVISLEKFIRNKMATGREKDELDIKTLTKKGKS; encoded by the coding sequence TTGTTAGAAGAACAAGTTGATTTCATGATTGTCGGTGCATATGCTTTAGGAACTCATGGATATCCGAGAGCTACCGGGGATATCGATATTTGGGTAAAACCCAATAAAATAAATTCAAAGAAATTATACAAAGCATTAGCACGATTTGGCGTTCCTCTTGGTCAAATTCAAATCGATGAATTTTCAACTGAAGGAATTATTTTCCAGATCGGTGTGATTCCTCGTAGAATTGACATCATCACGAAGATTGATGGGGTTACATATGAAGAAGCTGATGAAGATAAAATTATTGTTGAAATTGAAGGTTTAAAAATACCAGTTATATCTTTAGAAAAGTTCATCAGAAACAAAATGGCGACAGGAAGAGAAAAAGATGAACTTGACATAAAAACATTAACAAAAAAGGGGAAATCATAA